In Leptodesmis sichuanensis A121, the following are encoded in one genomic region:
- a CDS encoding tetratricopeptide repeat protein, with protein MGSAIAVNHHNFATEVLEKSHQKPVLVDFYATWCGPCKMLAPMLERLVQEYDFVLAKVDIDENPDLAQTYGVQGVPDVRIAIAGKMQEGFVGVLPEAQLRQLLEGLNLQSELDAALEGIYQQAEKGNIEVAQATLHELLQRYPDHRGLILEAANFYLETGQLETAEDLLLKIQEYEKDYFPKAKLLKALIFFKRTATETEPASDLDRSFQTAAQGVLQEDYQAALDTLLDIVGKDRVYRNDGARKAMLSVFDILGDDHPLTKEYRKKLMMALY; from the coding sequence ATGGGTTCTGCGATCGCGGTCAATCACCACAACTTTGCTACGGAAGTCCTGGAAAAGTCTCACCAGAAGCCTGTTTTAGTAGACTTCTATGCCACCTGGTGCGGTCCCTGTAAGATGCTGGCTCCGATGCTGGAACGGCTAGTGCAGGAGTATGATTTTGTGCTGGCTAAGGTCGATATTGATGAGAATCCTGATCTGGCACAGACTTACGGGGTGCAGGGCGTTCCTGATGTGCGAATTGCGATCGCGGGCAAGATGCAAGAAGGCTTTGTGGGAGTCTTGCCAGAAGCGCAATTACGGCAACTGCTGGAAGGACTGAATCTGCAATCTGAATTGGATGCGGCGTTGGAAGGCATTTACCAGCAGGCCGAAAAAGGCAATATCGAGGTGGCCCAAGCCACACTTCATGAATTGCTGCAACGGTATCCTGATCATCGCGGGCTGATTTTAGAAGCCGCCAACTTCTACCTGGAAACGGGGCAACTGGAAACAGCCGAAGACTTACTGCTAAAAATCCAGGAATACGAGAAGGATTATTTTCCAAAAGCCAAATTACTCAAGGCCTTAATTTTCTTTAAACGGACTGCCACCGAAACTGAGCCAGCCAGTGATCTCGATCGCAGTTTTCAAACCGCTGCCCAGGGGGTGCTGCAGGAAGATTATCAGGCAGCTTTAGACACCTTGCTGGACATAGTTGGAAAAGACCGGGTATATCGCAATGATGGTGCCCGGAAGGCAATGCTGTCTGTTTTCGATATCCTGGGCGACGACCATCCTTTGACCAAGGAGTATCGCAAAAAATTGATGATGGCGTTGTATTGA
- a CDS encoding RNA recognition motif domain-containing protein, producing MSIYVGNLSYKVTQEDLKDTFGEYGTVNRVQVPTDRETGRARGFAFVDMGSEAEEEAAIEALDGAEWMGRDLKVNKARPREDRGPSGGGNWDNNRRSDRRY from the coding sequence ATGTCTATTTATGTTGGTAATTTATCCTACAAGGTGACTCAGGAAGACCTGAAGGATACATTTGGAGAATATGGAACGGTCAACCGGGTTCAAGTACCCACCGACCGAGAAACGGGTCGGGCGCGTGGATTTGCGTTTGTGGACATGGGTTCAGAAGCCGAAGAAGAAGCCGCCATTGAAGCGCTGGATGGGGCAGAATGGATGGGACGTGATCTCAAGGTGAATAAGGCTAGACCCCGTGAGGACAGAGGACCTTCGGGTGGGGGGAATTGGGACAATAATCGCCGCAGCGATCGTCGCTATTAG
- a CDS encoding metallothionein, protein MTTATQIKCACERCHCMVTPGAGAIEKDGKYYCTEACAEGHPNGRGCGHPGCEC, encoded by the coding sequence ATGACGACTGCCACTCAAATCAAATGCGCCTGCGAACGCTGCCACTGCATGGTTACTCCCGGTGCAGGTGCGATTGAGAAAGACGGTAAATATTACTGCACCGAAGCCTGCGCTGAAGGCCATCCTAATGGGCGTGGCTGTGGGCATCCCGGTTGTGAATGCTAA
- a CDS encoding DUF4912 domain-containing protein, with translation MTSRSKNYVPLLPLAVLLAFATAPKPQITGLTLQPAAAQSSPADAFPLPTSVPQGTKVVVDSSSAMQKISEALKQSFETQYPGTSVTVTPASSDEAVAAVAAGKADLAAIGRPLTEAEKAQGLVAVPVSRNKIAMIVGPESPFKGSLTVDQFAQIFRGEVTNWSQVGGPSAPVRLVDRPATSDTRQAFQNYPVFQKAPFKTGSTAVQVEDSTEAVIAKLGQDGLGYAIADQVVDQPNVRIVPMHNTPPTDPKYPFSQSLYYIYKGPTPSTGAKAFLGFAVTPANQRIIEAARTETAPAATSPAPETTASPQAPAPATTTESNTASPWWWLLLPIIGIPLVAWLFKRNQAAPVAAPVSDRNRIILTPRNCRDAYAYWELPDAKTAEARNLALRLYDVTGIDLDRQQPHSMKQFDCPSGEQDMHLPIALDDRDYLVEIGYPTEDGGWTKLARSTHVRVPKCSPTETVAPASTTGIDTTSIGTAAAAAAATLAGAEVAGKTMAASTTATPVSADAVGKTVTSGDRTSGIPTTPIAPTPAVTPVGEEQETSRIILVPRDAAHGYAYWEVPEAAKAAARQQGGEQLKLRIYDVTDRHPDTQEPHSMAEFDCLESDCDRHVFIGDPTASNFTGRDYVAELGYSTPAGNWLRLARSDAAHFSTTQDESILPG, from the coding sequence ATGACCAGTCGATCCAAGAACTATGTGCCGTTACTTCCCCTGGCTGTGCTGCTGGCCTTTGCCACTGCTCCAAAGCCCCAAATTACAGGCTTAACGCTTCAACCCGCAGCAGCACAGTCCAGCCCTGCAGACGCTTTTCCACTTCCTACCAGCGTGCCCCAGGGAACCAAGGTAGTTGTGGATAGTTCCAGCGCCATGCAGAAGATTAGTGAGGCGTTGAAGCAGAGCTTTGAGACGCAGTACCCCGGCACCAGTGTCACGGTAACTCCTGCCAGTTCTGATGAAGCGGTTGCTGCAGTCGCTGCCGGAAAGGCCGATTTGGCGGCGATCGGTCGTCCGTTAACGGAAGCCGAAAAGGCTCAGGGTCTGGTAGCGGTGCCTGTCTCTCGTAATAAAATTGCCATGATTGTTGGGCCAGAGAGTCCATTTAAGGGCAGTTTGACGGTTGACCAGTTTGCCCAGATTTTTAGAGGCGAAGTCACGAACTGGTCACAAGTAGGTGGTCCATCCGCTCCGGTGCGTCTGGTCGATCGCCCGGCAACCAGTGACACCCGACAGGCATTTCAAAACTATCCCGTATTCCAGAAGGCTCCCTTCAAAACGGGGTCAACCGCCGTGCAGGTGGAAGACAGCACAGAAGCAGTAATTGCCAAACTGGGTCAGGATGGGTTGGGCTACGCGATCGCAGACCAGGTTGTAGATCAGCCCAATGTGCGAATCGTGCCAATGCATAATACGCCGCCCACAGATCCCAAATATCCTTTTTCCCAATCTCTGTATTACATCTATAAGGGGCCAACACCCAGTACGGGGGCAAAGGCTTTCCTGGGATTCGCCGTTACTCCAGCCAATCAACGAATAATTGAAGCAGCCCGTACAGAAACCGCTCCTGCCGCCACCAGTCCTGCCCCAGAAACTACAGCTTCTCCTCAGGCTCCGGCTCCGGCAACCACAACTGAGAGCAACACAGCCAGTCCCTGGTGGTGGTTGCTGTTGCCCATCATTGGGATTCCGCTCGTGGCATGGCTGTTCAAGCGCAATCAAGCGGCTCCTGTGGCGGCTCCTGTGAGCGATCGCAACCGGATTATTCTCACCCCGCGTAATTGTCGGGATGCTTATGCCTACTGGGAACTGCCGGATGCCAAAACGGCTGAAGCCAGAAATCTGGCCTTGCGGCTTTACGACGTGACAGGAATTGATCTGGATCGGCAGCAACCCCACAGCATGAAGCAATTCGATTGTCCGTCTGGAGAACAGGATATGCACCTGCCGATCGCCCTGGATGACCGGGATTATCTCGTAGAAATTGGTTATCCCACAGAAGATGGGGGTTGGACAAAACTGGCTCGCTCGACCCATGTGCGGGTTCCTAAATGTAGCCCAACCGAAACGGTGGCTCCTGCAAGTACTACTGGGATTGATACGACCAGTATTGGCACGGCGGCGGCGGCGGCCGCTGCAACTCTGGCAGGTGCAGAAGTAGCTGGTAAAACTATGGCTGCCAGTACCACTGCAACTCCCGTAAGCGCAGATGCGGTGGGTAAGACAGTTACTTCTGGCGATCGCACGTCTGGGATTCCAACGACTCCGATTGCTCCCACACCTGCTGTTACCCCCGTTGGGGAAGAGCAGGAAACCAGTCGAATTATTCTAGTACCCCGTGATGCCGCTCATGGTTATGCCTATTGGGAGGTGCCGGAAGCGGCAAAAGCGGCGGCTCGGCAACAGGGCGGCGAACAGTTGAAACTGCGGATTTATGATGTCACTGACAGACATCCAGATACGCAGGAACCTCACAGCATGGCTGAGTTCGATTGTTTGGAATCAGATTGCGATCGCCATGTCTTTATTGGTGATCCCACTGCCAGCAACTTTACCGGACGGGATTATGTGGCAGAACTGGGCTACTCCACTCCAGCGGGAAACTGGCTGAGGCTGGCGCGATCGGACGCCGCTCATTTTTCCACAACTCAGGACGAGTCGATTCTGCCAGGTTAA
- a CDS encoding DUF2079 domain-containing protein yields MNRFKFSATVASSVEAHRKELKPVLLLASVFFAVTLIFGLHRYLTFYASYDQGIFNQLFWNGIHGQFFQSSLSSVLSGAVVHDGQLPSVSYHRLGQHFDPILLLWHPFYALFPNAAMLVVLQVVQVTAGGLVLYVLARQRLQPGLSGMITASYYGAIAVLGPTFSNFHDLSQIPLLLFTLFLALEKRWWTLFWLMAGLILLVREDTGVVLFSVGIYLILSRRFPRIGIILCGMGFGYVLLATNVLMPLFSRDISQRFMIERFGHFATGNEASTLDILWGILSNPVRLFQQFFDSLDEKVAYMVGQTLPLAFVPLISGSAWALISAPLAQLLLQGGDSRFSIYIRYAITLVPGLFYGAILWWSVHQERFRPRFRQIWIGFIILSLLVTIAKSPHRVFYFAVPDSFKPWVYVSLPRQWEHSGQIRSLLQEIPPEASVSASTYLVPHLSSRREVLRLPFLQLRNDQNQAIAVEYVVADLWQMQQYQPAFKSERGYLLDLLPRIDQLVESKSYGILGLKDGVVLLKRGEPSSPDLLNAWKELKRSYEASLEKGT; encoded by the coding sequence ATGAATCGGTTCAAATTCTCGGCTACGGTGGCATCGTCGGTAGAGGCCCATCGGAAAGAGTTAAAGCCAGTCCTGTTGCTGGCCTCTGTGTTCTTTGCCGTTACGTTGATCTTTGGTCTGCATCGCTATTTAACGTTTTACGCCTCCTACGACCAGGGCATTTTTAATCAATTGTTCTGGAACGGCATTCATGGGCAGTTTTTCCAAAGTTCGCTGTCATCCGTCCTATCCGGAGCGGTGGTACATGATGGACAGTTGCCGAGCGTGTCCTATCACCGTTTAGGGCAGCATTTTGATCCCATTTTGTTGCTCTGGCATCCCTTCTATGCCCTGTTTCCCAATGCCGCCATGCTGGTGGTTTTACAGGTGGTGCAGGTCACGGCAGGTGGGTTAGTGTTATATGTCCTGGCACGACAGCGGTTGCAACCGGGCCTCTCCGGTATGATTACGGCCAGCTATTATGGGGCGATCGCCGTACTTGGTCCCACCTTTTCCAACTTTCATGATCTGAGTCAGATTCCGCTACTGCTCTTCACTCTGTTTCTGGCCCTGGAGAAGCGCTGGTGGACGTTGTTCTGGCTGATGGCCGGATTGATTCTACTGGTACGGGAAGATACGGGAGTGGTGCTGTTTAGTGTTGGGATTTACCTGATCCTCAGCCGTCGATTTCCCCGTATAGGAATAATTTTATGCGGCATGGGATTTGGCTATGTCCTACTGGCTACTAATGTGTTAATGCCGCTGTTTTCCAGGGATATTTCCCAGCGGTTCATGATTGAGCGATTTGGCCACTTTGCCACCGGGAATGAAGCCTCTACCCTGGATATCCTGTGGGGCATTCTCAGTAATCCTGTGCGTCTGTTTCAGCAATTTTTTGATTCCCTGGATGAAAAAGTTGCCTATATGGTGGGTCAGACCTTGCCCCTGGCCTTTGTGCCGCTGATATCCGGGAGTGCCTGGGCTTTAATCAGTGCTCCCCTGGCTCAGTTATTGCTGCAAGGCGGGGATTCTCGCTTTTCTATCTATATCCGGTATGCCATAACGCTAGTACCCGGTTTGTTTTATGGAGCAATTCTCTGGTGGTCAGTGCATCAGGAGCGGTTTCGGCCTCGATTTCGACAAATCTGGATTGGATTTATCATCCTTTCCCTGCTGGTAACGATCGCCAAAAGTCCTCATCGGGTGTTTTATTTTGCCGTTCCAGATTCCTTTAAACCCTGGGTATATGTCTCCTTACCCCGACAGTGGGAGCATTCCGGACAGATACGATCGCTGCTGCAGGAAATTCCTCCAGAAGCCAGCGTTTCCGCATCGACTTATTTAGTTCCGCACCTGTCCAGTCGGCGGGAAGTGTTGCGGCTACCGTTCCTGCAACTGCGGAATGACCAGAATCAGGCGATCGCGGTGGAGTACGTAGTAGCAGACTTGTGGCAGATGCAACAATACCAGCCTGCCTTCAAATCGGAGCGGGGGTATCTCCTGGATCTATTGCCCCGCATCGATCAGCTAGTAGAAAGTAAGAGTTACGGCATTCTGGGGCTGAAGGATGGTGTGGTATTGCTCAAACGGGGAGAACCTTCCTCACCAGACTTACTCAATGCCTGGAAGGAACTGAAGCGATCGTATGAGGCGAGTTTGGAGAAGGGGACGTGA
- the csaB gene encoding polysaccharide pyruvyl transferase CsaB, with protein sequence MATARAVLCGYYGMGNGGDEALLASLLQMLPAHVTPVVLSGNPQQTHDRYGVEAVYRKDPKAVFSALRQAQVFIWGGGSLIQDATSAISPFYYLGLMQLAQQLGLTTIAWAQGIGPLHRPLARWLSRQTFARCSAVSVRDTASAALLTEWQIPFTLAPDPVWALQSVPVKGLWDLPAPRVAVNLRSHPQLTETRLEHLTQALIAFQKATQTCLLLVPFQPSQDLAIAQAIQPRLSGVSQILLQEDPQHLKGIFRGVEMAIAMRLHGLIMAAAEECRCFALSYDPKVSQLMQDLSLPGWKLTEIPDNPNQICQVWLEHYANGDPLSSDKLQFLVDRALIHQALLQEVLEGVES encoded by the coding sequence ATGGCAACAGCGCGGGCAGTTTTGTGTGGTTACTACGGGATGGGCAATGGTGGCGATGAGGCGTTGCTGGCTTCTCTATTACAAATGCTGCCCGCTCATGTCACCCCCGTGGTGTTGTCGGGCAATCCTCAACAGACCCACGATCGCTATGGCGTAGAAGCCGTTTATCGCAAGGATCCAAAAGCTGTTTTCAGTGCCCTGCGTCAGGCTCAGGTGTTTATTTGGGGTGGGGGCAGTTTGATTCAAGATGCCACCAGTGCAATCAGTCCTTTTTACTATCTGGGCTTAATGCAACTGGCGCAACAATTGGGGTTGACGACGATCGCCTGGGCACAGGGAATTGGCCCTTTGCATCGGCCCTTGGCCCGCTGGCTCTCTCGTCAGACCTTTGCCCGGTGTTCTGCCGTGAGTGTCCGGGATACCGCTTCTGCCGCTTTATTAACCGAGTGGCAAATTCCCTTTACCCTGGCTCCCGATCCGGTTTGGGCACTGCAATCAGTTCCCGTGAAGGGGTTGTGGGACTTACCTGCTCCCAGGGTGGCTGTGAACCTGCGTTCCCATCCTCAATTAACCGAGACTCGTTTAGAACACCTGACCCAGGCCCTGATTGCCTTCCAGAAAGCTACCCAAACCTGTCTGTTGCTGGTGCCCTTTCAGCCGTCTCAGGATCTGGCGATCGCCCAAGCCATTCAACCCCGCCTTTCCGGTGTCAGCCAAATTCTGCTGCAGGAGGATCCTCAACATTTAAAAGGAATTTTTCGTGGGGTAGAAATGGCGATCGCCATGCGCTTACATGGCCTGATCATGGCGGCTGCCGAAGAATGTCGCTGCTTTGCCCTCAGCTATGATCCCAAAGTCAGCCAACTGATGCAAGATCTCTCTCTCCCCGGATGGAAGTTAACCGAAATTCCTGACAATCCCAATCAAATCTGCCAGGTCTGGCTGGAACACTACGCCAACGGTGACCCCCTCTCCTCCGACAAGCTTCAATTTCTGGTCGATCGTGCCCTGATCCACCAGGCCCTGCTGCAAGAAGTGCTGGAGGGAGTTGAGAGTTGA
- the rpsU gene encoding 30S ribosomal protein S21, whose translation MAQVIPGENEGIESTLRRFRQQVSKAGIFQDMRKNRHFETPPEKEKRKALAKHKQRKRLARYRKS comes from the coding sequence GTGGCTCAAGTCATACCAGGCGAAAACGAAGGCATTGAATCTACATTACGGCGCTTCAGGCAACAGGTTTCTAAAGCCGGGATCTTTCAGGATATGCGAAAAAATCGGCACTTTGAAACGCCGCCGGAAAAAGAGAAACGCAAAGCTTTAGCCAAACATAAACAACGCAAACGTCTGGCCCGTTATAGAAAGTCATAA
- the hemL gene encoding glutamate-1-semialdehyde 2,1-aminomutase, with product MITSPFKTTKSDEIFAAAQKLMPGGVSSPVRAFKSVGGHPIVFDRVQGAYAWDVDGNQYIDYVGTWGPAICGHAHPDVIQAICEAAQKGTSFGAPSYQENVLAEMVIDAVPSVEMVRFVNSGTEACMSVLRLMRAFTGRDKIIKFEGCYHGHADMFLVKAGSGVATLGLPDSPGVPKSTTGNTLTAPFNNLEAVKALFHENPGEIAGVILEPVVGNAGFIPPDAGFLAGLRELTRENNALLVFDEVMTGFRIAYGGAQEKFGITPDLTTLGKVIGGGLPVGAYGGRRDIMEMVAPAGPMYQAGTLSGNPLAMTAGIKTLELLHQPGTYDYLDRITKRLSDGLLQVAQETGHAACGGQISGMFGLFFTEGPVHNYEDAKKSDLTKFSRFHRGMLEQGIYLAPSQFEAGFTSLAHTEADIDRTLEAARTVLSSL from the coding sequence TTGATTACGAGTCCCTTTAAGACAACCAAATCAGATGAAATTTTTGCGGCTGCCCAAAAACTCATGCCGGGTGGTGTGAGTTCGCCTGTGCGGGCTTTCAAGTCGGTGGGTGGGCACCCGATCGTGTTCGATCGGGTGCAGGGAGCTTATGCCTGGGATGTGGATGGCAACCAGTACATTGACTATGTGGGTACCTGGGGGCCAGCCATTTGTGGCCACGCCCACCCAGACGTGATTCAGGCCATTTGTGAGGCGGCTCAGAAGGGCACCAGTTTTGGCGCACCCTCCTACCAGGAAAACGTTCTGGCCGAAATGGTGATTGATGCCGTTCCCAGCGTGGAAATGGTGCGCTTCGTCAACTCCGGTACGGAAGCTTGTATGTCTGTCCTGCGCTTAATGCGAGCTTTCACCGGACGGGACAAAATCATCAAATTTGAAGGTTGCTATCACGGCCATGCCGATATGTTCCTGGTGAAAGCCGGATCCGGTGTGGCAACCCTGGGATTACCCGATTCTCCCGGTGTGCCCAAATCGACCACGGGCAACACCCTGACGGCTCCCTTCAACAACCTGGAAGCGGTCAAAGCCCTATTCCATGAAAATCCGGGCGAAATTGCTGGGGTGATTCTGGAACCTGTGGTGGGCAATGCCGGCTTTATTCCTCCCGATGCCGGATTCCTGGCTGGCCTGCGAGAACTGACCCGCGAAAACAACGCTCTGCTGGTGTTTGATGAAGTCATGACGGGCTTCCGGATTGCTTATGGAGGCGCTCAGGAGAAGTTTGGCATTACTCCCGACCTGACCACGCTCGGTAAGGTGATCGGTGGAGGCTTGCCCGTCGGTGCTTATGGTGGACGGCGAGACATTATGGAAATGGTGGCTCCGGCTGGCCCCATGTATCAGGCGGGAACATTGTCTGGAAATCCTCTGGCGATGACCGCAGGCATCAAAACCCTGGAATTGCTGCATCAACCGGGCACCTATGACTATCTCGATCGCATCACCAAGCGGTTATCCGATGGTTTGCTGCAGGTGGCTCAGGAAACAGGTCATGCTGCTTGCGGGGGTCAGATCAGTGGTATGTTCGGCCTGTTCTTTACTGAAGGGCCAGTCCACAACTATGAAGATGCCAAGAAATCGGATTTGACCAAGTTCAGCCGCTTTCACCGGGGTATGCTGGAGCAGGGAATTTACCTCGCTCCCTCCCAATTTGAGGCAGGCTTTACCTCCCTGGCTCATACAGAGGCGGATATCGATCGCACCCTAGAAGCCGCCCGTACCGTTTTGTCGAGCCTGTAA
- a CDS encoding DUF3593 domain-containing protein gives MLSKDTLFALSLFPYLGFLWFLTRSQQMPRLALLGFYMTLVFVGVTIPAGIYARVVYGEQLANVDWLHGGAESLLTLSNILVVLGFQRAIAEYRSRTQSPEQQKESLMD, from the coding sequence ATGCTCTCCAAAGACACTCTCTTCGCGCTCTCCCTCTTTCCCTACCTGGGGTTTCTCTGGTTTTTGACGCGCTCTCAGCAGATGCCTCGATTGGCCTTACTTGGCTTCTACATGACACTGGTATTTGTCGGTGTGACGATTCCGGCAGGGATTTATGCTCGGGTTGTGTACGGTGAGCAACTCGCGAATGTGGATTGGCTCCACGGTGGCGCAGAATCCTTATTAACACTGTCGAATATTCTGGTGGTGCTGGGATTTCAACGGGCGATCGCTGAATATCGCTCCAGAACCCAATCCCCGGAACAGCAGAAAGAGTCCCTGATGGACTAA
- a CDS encoding DUF2499 domain-containing protein, which translates to MHALSIPTWIIHVSSVIEWMAAIWLIWIYGEVTQNRNWWALSLAMLPALVSAMCACTWHFFDNPASLQWLVTLQASMTVVGNITLLLAGWWIWRSAKAKA; encoded by the coding sequence ATGCACGCGCTTTCTATTCCCACCTGGATTATTCATGTGTCCAGCGTCATTGAGTGGATGGCCGCCATCTGGCTCATCTGGATTTATGGCGAAGTAACCCAAAACCGCAACTGGTGGGCACTCTCCCTAGCCATGTTGCCTGCCCTGGTGAGTGCAATGTGCGCCTGCACCTGGCACTTTTTCGACAATCCTGCTTCCCTCCAGTGGCTCGTTACCCTGCAAGCCAGTATGACCGTCGTTGGCAATATCACCCTGCTGCTGGCGGGTTGGTGGATCTGGCGATCGGCGAAGGCGAAGGCTTGA
- a CDS encoding ChaB family protein: MGFQSKDTSLPDAAELGLIIPLEPEGIKMPYRTNRELPAAIRDRLSEAAQNLYRVAFNSALQWYGEEEKAHHSAWSAVRNQAASLTGEIRLNTLNSSV; encoded by the coding sequence ATGGGTTTTCAGTCTAAAGATACTTCCCTGCCAGATGCCGCGGAATTAGGATTAATTATCCCACTTGAGCCAGAGGGTATCAAAATGCCTTACCGGACGAATCGAGAACTTCCTGCCGCTATTCGCGATCGCCTTTCTGAAGCCGCCCAAAATCTCTATCGGGTCGCTTTTAACTCTGCACTGCAATGGTACGGAGAAGAGGAAAAAGCTCATCACAGTGCCTGGAGTGCAGTGAGAAACCAGGCTGCCAGTTTGACGGGTGAGATTCGGTTAAATACGCTTAACTCTTCTGTTTGA